The Coprothermobacter sp. genome has a segment encoding these proteins:
- a CDS encoding 50S ribosomal protein L20 — protein sequence MSRVKGGSSIRRRHKKILKLSKGYVGARSIRYRAAREAVQQAERHAYFNRKEKKREYRALWIVRINALCRSNGITYSQFVGSLKKAGVKLDRKVLADMAVHDKETFVTLVAEAKKQLTA from the coding sequence ATGTCGAGAGTTAAAGGTGGAAGCTCGATCCGCAGAAGGCACAAGAAGATACTGAAGCTCAGCAAGGGCTATGTCGGCGCACGCTCTATCCGGTACAGGGCGGCACGAGAAGCTGTTCAGCAGGCTGAGCGTCATGCGTACTTCAACCGCAAGGAAAAGAAGCGCGAGTACAGAGCACTGTGGATTGTGCGTATCAATGCCCTGTGCCGTTCCAATGGCATCACCTACTCCCAGTTTGTGGGAAGCCTGAAGAAGGCCGGCGTGAAGCTTGACCGCAAGGTCCTGGCTGACATGGCCGTCCACGACAAGGAAACGTTTGTCACCCTCGTCGCTGAGGCGAAGAAGCAGCTGACTGCCTAG
- a CDS encoding translation initiation factor IF-3 — MNRDSDLIYNERVRWKEVRVIDENNGQLGLLTSEAALELAYSKGLDLIVVAPNATPPVCKIMDLGKYQYEQMKRQKEARKKQVTVEMKEMKYRLRIDVGDLTVKNQHLKEFLSDGNRVRVTIMFRGREMAFPDQGRALLKRVATDLAEYGTVTQEPKMQGRNMSMMMEPSKEALAKMKGSGKE, encoded by the coding sequence ATCAATAGGGATTCAGATCTGATTTACAACGAGAGAGTGCGCTGGAAGGAAGTCCGCGTCATTGACGAGAACAACGGCCAGCTGGGCTTGTTGACGTCCGAAGCGGCTCTTGAGCTTGCGTACTCGAAGGGGCTCGACCTGATCGTCGTGGCGCCGAACGCCACTCCACCCGTTTGCAAGATCATGGACCTGGGAAAATACCAGTATGAGCAGATGAAGCGGCAGAAGGAAGCCAGGAAGAAACAGGTCACAGTCGAGATGAAAGAGATGAAATACCGACTGCGCATCGACGTTGGCGATCTGACCGTGAAGAATCAGCACCTCAAGGAGTTCCTGTCCGACGGAAACCGTGTTCGCGTGACGATCATGTTCCGCGGTCGTGAGATGGCTTTCCCGGATCAGGGGCGTGCGCTGCTCAAGAGGGTCGCCACTGATCTTGCCGAGTACGGCACGGTCACTCAGGAACCAAAGATGCAGGGCCGCAATATGTCAATGATGATGGAACCATCCAAAGAAGCGCTCGCCAAGATGAAAGGATCCGGAAAGGAGTAG
- a CDS encoding gliding-motility protein MglA, producing the protein MSLIDFSKSEITFKVVYYGPAMSGKTTNLSWIFRTIPEKVKGQFTSIATETERTLFFDFLPVELGTIKGFKIRLSLYTVPGQELYKLTRKSVLKSVDGIVFVADSNRDRREDNIKNLADMFKNLEDYELPDTPIIYQLNKRDTPAIMPVSELVDDLQLKGKAVYLGMASSGVSVMECLKGITREVVSKI; encoded by the coding sequence ATGTCTCTGATCGACTTCTCCAAGTCTGAGATCACGTTCAAGGTCGTCTACTATGGCCCGGCAATGAGCGGCAAGACGACGAACCTCAGCTGGATCTTCCGGACGATCCCGGAAAAGGTGAAGGGTCAGTTCACCTCGATCGCGACCGAGACAGAGAGGACGCTTTTCTTCGACTTCCTGCCGGTGGAACTGGGAACCATCAAGGGCTTCAAGATCCGCCTCAGCCTCTATACCGTACCGGGCCAGGAACTGTACAAGCTGACGCGCAAGTCCGTGCTCAAATCTGTCGACGGCATCGTCTTCGTCGCAGACTCGAATCGCGACCGGCGAGAGGACAACATCAAGAACCTTGCGGATATGTTCAAGAATCTCGAAGACTACGAGTTGCCGGATACGCCCATCATCTATCAGCTGAACAAACGGGACACACCGGCCATCATGCCGGTCAGTGAGCTTGTCGATGACCTGCAGCTCAAAGGGAAGGCTGTCTACCTTGGCATGGCCAGCAGTGGAGTGTCTGTCATGGAGTGTCTCAAGGGAATCACTCGCGAGGTTGTCAGCAAGATCTGA
- a CDS encoding aminopeptidase, with the protein MKSKDIGLNKTSAWSSIDRKAADKLAAEYMSLIKDAKTEREFVEAATAIAQASGYRTADALSAEPLPKGGKLVFVNRGKNALIVRLGKRPLGEGVNIVAAHVDAPRIDVKQNPLFESTGLSLFQTHYYGGIKKYQWVTIPLALHGVIYDKAGKKLQLRIGEEDTDPVFNISDILPHLGQAQGEKKLSEGVSGEALDAIVGHVPADSKDDKTPIRTNVLKILAEQLNVEERAFAASELELVPAMKPREVGFDRGLILAYGHDDRICGYTALRGLMDQKKEPERTQVVFLADKEEIGSDGDTGMQSEFLELVIERLILETGEKTTARQVFWSSMALSADVDAGMDPNYLDVFEPTNAATIGNGIVITKFTGSRGKSSAHDASAETLHKVLGLLDEANVPWQVAEMGKVDVGGGGTVAKFLSKRGIETLDAGPALLSMHAPQELASKADLYACYLAYKTFLEKAR; encoded by the coding sequence ATGAAGTCCAAAGACATCGGATTGAACAAGACGTCCGCCTGGAGCAGCATCGATCGCAAGGCGGCCGACAAGCTGGCTGCGGAGTATATGTCGCTTATCAAGGATGCCAAGACGGAACGCGAGTTCGTCGAGGCAGCGACGGCCATTGCCCAGGCCAGCGGCTACAGAACTGCCGACGCTCTCTCTGCAGAACCATTGCCCAAGGGTGGGAAACTGGTTTTTGTCAACCGGGGCAAGAATGCCCTGATCGTGAGGCTTGGCAAGCGTCCTCTTGGAGAGGGTGTCAACATTGTGGCTGCGCACGTCGACGCTCCGCGCATCGACGTCAAGCAGAACCCGCTGTTCGAAAGCACTGGGCTGAGCCTCTTCCAGACCCACTACTATGGTGGAATCAAGAAGTACCAGTGGGTAACGATCCCCCTTGCCTTGCACGGAGTGATCTATGACAAGGCAGGGAAGAAGCTTCAGTTGCGCATCGGTGAGGAAGATACTGATCCTGTGTTTAACATTTCCGATATCCTTCCGCATCTGGGGCAGGCTCAGGGAGAGAAGAAGCTGAGCGAAGGTGTTTCGGGCGAAGCGCTCGATGCCATCGTTGGCCACGTTCCCGCTGATAGCAAGGACGATAAGACGCCCATCCGTACGAATGTCCTGAAGATACTCGCCGAGCAGCTCAACGTCGAAGAGCGAGCCTTCGCGGCTTCCGAACTGGAGCTCGTGCCGGCGATGAAGCCGCGGGAAGTCGGTTTTGACCGGGGACTCATCCTCGCCTACGGACATGACGACAGGATCTGCGGGTACACGGCCTTGCGCGGCCTGATGGACCAGAAGAAGGAGCCTGAGCGCACACAGGTCGTGTTCCTCGCTGACAAGGAAGAGATTGGCAGTGACGGCGACACCGGTATGCAGAGCGAGTTCCTTGAGCTGGTCATTGAGCGGCTCATCCTGGAAACCGGAGAGAAGACCACGGCCAGACAGGTCTTCTGGAGCTCCATGGCCCTCAGCGCCGACGTCGATGCCGGTATGGACCCCAACTACCTGGATGTGTTCGAACCGACGAACGCTGCCACAATTGGCAACGGCATTGTGATTACGAAGTTTACCGGCTCTCGGGGCAAGTCCTCAGCCCATGACGCTTCGGCCGAGACTCTTCACAAAGTGCTCGGATTGCTGGACGAGGCCAACGTCCCATGGCAGGTGGCTGAGATGGGCAAGGTAGACGTCGGCGGAGGTGGCACAGTAGCCAAGTTCCTGTCGAAGCGTGGTATCGAAACGCTCGACGCCGGCCCTGCGCTTCTGTCGATGCATGCCCCACAGGAACTGGCCAGCAAGGCGGATCTGTATGCCTGCTATCTCGCTTACAAGACGTTCCTGGAGAAGGCCCGCTAG
- a CDS encoding 50S ribosomal protein L35 has product MTKIRTCRGAAKRFRITGTGKIQAYGANHGHKLGKKSMGKKKLMLKKHVLQGADARNMKRLVPYLKG; this is encoded by the coding sequence GTGACCAAGATCAGGACATGCAGGGGAGCCGCCAAGAGGTTCAGGATAACCGGTACCGGCAAGATACAGGCGTATGGCGCCAACCATGGCCACAAGCTTGGCAAGAAGTCCATGGGGAAGAAGAAACTGATGCTGAAGAAGCATGTTCTTCAGGGCGCAGATGCTCGCAACATGAAGAGACTTGTGCCGTATCTCAAGGGTTAA
- a CDS encoding radical SAM protein, which yields MDHRQDTPLDSGAVAAPGQDTATSPEVVAELNGAYLRLSDAEFRARIRTAYRRMAACDLCPRRCGAHRLAGDAGTCGAALKANVFVWNLHRGEEPPVSGTRGSGAVFLSGCNLNCCYCQNYPLSQLHHGTQMPVGQLAAALVELQTKGAHNINFVTPSHQVPQLLAAVFAARQQGLHIPIVYNTSSYDELSTLALLDGIVDIYLGDLRYTDEDVAMQLSGVPDYVQVAERALIEMHRQVGDISIDEQGRYVPRGLIVRYLILPRHTGMAGEVFGFVSRRLSLQTYVSVMTQYFPAYKAFDRALGISRKLTDAECDRVMRTWSRSGLVHGWVQDMGDDGGA from the coding sequence ATGGACCACAGACAAGACACTCCTCTAGATTCAGGCGCGGTTGCGGCTCCGGGGCAGGACACGGCAACAAGTCCGGAGGTGGTCGCTGAGCTGAACGGGGCATATCTCCGGTTGTCGGATGCGGAGTTCCGGGCCCGGATCCGGACGGCATATCGCCGCATGGCGGCCTGTGATCTTTGTCCCAGGCGGTGCGGGGCCCACCGGCTTGCTGGAGACGCTGGTACCTGCGGCGCGGCTCTCAAGGCCAACGTCTTCGTCTGGAATCTGCATCGTGGCGAGGAACCTCCCGTCAGCGGGACACGAGGATCAGGAGCGGTCTTCCTCAGCGGCTGCAACTTGAATTGCTGCTATTGCCAGAACTATCCACTGAGCCAACTGCACCATGGAACGCAGATGCCGGTTGGGCAGCTCGCAGCGGCGCTCGTCGAGCTCCAGACAAAGGGAGCTCACAATATCAACTTCGTCACACCCTCTCACCAGGTACCGCAGTTACTGGCTGCAGTATTTGCCGCGCGGCAGCAGGGGCTGCACATTCCCATCGTGTACAACACGAGCAGCTACGACGAGCTGTCGACGCTGGCTCTCCTGGATGGAATTGTGGACATCTACCTGGGCGACCTTCGATACACGGACGAAGACGTCGCCATGCAACTTTCGGGAGTCCCCGATTACGTTCAGGTCGCTGAACGTGCTCTCATCGAGATGCATCGCCAGGTTGGAGACATCAGCATAGACGAGCAGGGCAGATATGTTCCACGAGGACTCATCGTGCGTTACCTCATTCTTCCGCGCCATACCGGCATGGCTGGAGAGGTCTTTGGCTTCGTTTCCCGCCGGCTCTCACTTCAGACATACGTGAGTGTCATGACCCAGTACTTTCCTGCCTACAAAGCGTTCGACCGTGCACTGGGCATCTCGCGGAAACTCACTGATGCAGAGTGCGACCGGGTCATGCGAACCTGGTCCCGATCAGGGCTGGTCCATGGATGGGTGCAGGATATGGGCGACGACGGGGGAGCCTGA
- the dprA gene encoding DNA-protecting protein DprA codes for MFDGPETYPGRLLECYRPPLFLQILGDATVLLRDCIAIVGSRKPTPEGIRAASDLAGQLASAGLVVVSGLAYGIDKAAHVGCLDAGGQTIAVLGSSVDEIYPSIHGPIARTIAGSGGGAVISEFHLHTQPTVYTFPQRNRVISGLSLGVLVVEAAKESGSLLTANFALEQNREVFAIPGSIYAPQHVGTNALIKSGAKLVQSVHDVLDEFPGFKAVATAEESPSEALSLQEQSIIGCIQTGCTSVDLLCERLACAAPQVLSVLTTLELRGLLVRRGPDSFAIVQPR; via the coding sequence ATGTTCGACGGGCCGGAGACCTATCCGGGTCGCCTTCTCGAATGCTACCGCCCCCCACTCTTCCTCCAGATTCTGGGTGATGCAACCGTTCTCCTCAGGGACTGCATTGCCATCGTGGGAAGCCGAAAACCGACGCCTGAAGGTATCAGAGCCGCCTCCGACCTCGCGGGACAGCTGGCGAGCGCGGGTCTCGTGGTCGTCAGCGGCCTCGCTTATGGCATTGACAAGGCAGCCCACGTCGGATGTCTGGACGCAGGCGGTCAGACGATTGCAGTCCTCGGATCCAGCGTCGACGAGATCTATCCCTCCATTCACGGTCCAATTGCGCGGACCATTGCAGGGAGCGGCGGGGGAGCCGTCATTTCTGAGTTCCATCTTCATACGCAGCCGACGGTCTATACATTTCCACAGCGCAATCGCGTCATTTCCGGTCTTTCGCTGGGTGTCCTCGTGGTGGAAGCTGCGAAGGAGAGCGGGTCTCTTCTTACGGCCAACTTCGCCCTCGAACAGAATCGTGAGGTCTTTGCGATTCCAGGGTCCATCTACGCTCCTCAGCATGTCGGAACGAACGCGTTGATCAAGTCTGGTGCCAAACTGGTACAGTCTGTACACGACGTTCTCGATGAATTCCCGGGGTTCAAGGCCGTTGCCACCGCCGAGGAAAGCCCGTCCGAGGCACTGTCGCTGCAGGAACAGTCGATCATCGGCTGCATACAGACAGGGTGTACCTCCGTTGATCTGCTCTGTGAACGCCTTGCCTGCGCTGCACCCCAGGTCCTCAGCGTCCTGACCACTCTTGAACTCCGAGGCCTCCTGGTGCGACGGGGACCGGACAGTTTCGCTATCGTCCAGCCGCGGTAG
- a CDS encoding MglB protein, whose protein sequence is MEGQLSSLVITKEDIETIDDLFSQYLVDSQAKDIILLNKSGELLAKSGAVTRESAVAVSALAAGVFSATNELAKLLGEYEFTLTFHQGKETNIHISLVDPLILLAVIFDNKAPIGAIRFWAKKISGSIKPVFEKMAAGPRQEPSQDLKKGLQDEIDNLF, encoded by the coding sequence ATGGAAGGTCAACTGTCTTCACTGGTAATTACGAAGGAAGATATCGAAACCATCGACGACCTGTTCTCACAGTACCTCGTCGATTCTCAGGCGAAGGACATTATCCTCCTCAACAAGAGCGGCGAGCTCCTTGCGAAGAGTGGTGCCGTGACGCGAGAGTCGGCAGTCGCTGTATCCGCCTTGGCAGCCGGTGTCTTCTCGGCCACGAATGAATTGGCGAAACTCCTCGGAGAATATGAATTCACCCTGACGTTTCACCAGGGCAAAGAGACCAACATCCATATTTCGCTCGTAGACCCCCTGATCCTGCTTGCCGTCATATTCGACAACAAGGCACCCATCGGCGCCATCAGGTTCTGGGCCAAGAAGATCTCGGGTTCGATCAAGCCGGTCTTCGAGAAGATGGCCGCAGGCCCACGTCAAGAGCCTTCCCAGGACTTGAAGAAGGGACTGCAGGATGAGATCGACAACCTCTTCTAG
- a CDS encoding methylenetetrahydrofolate--tRNA-(uracil(54)-C(5))-methyltransferase (FADH(2)-oxidizing) TrmFO, producing the protein MDIDIRVVGGGLAGSEAALSLARLGLSVELWEMRPLHQTDIHETDRFGELVCSNSLGSDALRDARGLLKAELRLLGSAIVRCADASRLPAGKAFAVDKNQFSTLVTQSIQSNLLISIRREEYRRLDSSVPTILATGPLTSPDFLSELRERLGRENLFFYDAIAPSIWAHSVDHNSSFLSSRGGDAADYLNCPLTREEYYAFVHALQSARRHLSETPDEQKYFEGCLPVEEIARRGDDALRFGPMRPIGLRERPENCFAVVQLRKENREGTVLGLVGFQTSLAIAEQQKVLGMIPALRNAEFVRYGLIHRNAFLRGPSVLSQDLELRAFPRVWAAGQLCGVDGYMESTALGLVAALNAAATLRGFPRPVFSVQTMTGLLVDYVTQERDDFQPTNANYGLLPLEPGPKQKAVDRKAFAVVALEHIRHVADEVDAWTTDKTLL; encoded by the coding sequence ATGGACATAGACATCCGCGTTGTCGGCGGTGGCTTGGCAGGCAGTGAGGCTGCACTGTCCCTGGCTCGACTCGGTCTATCGGTCGAGCTATGGGAAATGCGGCCATTGCACCAGACCGACATCCACGAAACCGACCGATTCGGAGAACTTGTCTGCAGCAATTCTCTTGGCTCTGACGCCTTGCGCGACGCGAGAGGCCTTCTCAAAGCCGAACTTCGGCTTCTCGGTTCCGCCATCGTGCGGTGCGCTGATGCGAGCCGTCTTCCAGCAGGCAAGGCCTTCGCCGTTGACAAGAACCAGTTCAGCACCCTGGTGACTCAGAGCATCCAGAGCAATCTACTCATTTCCATTCGCAGGGAGGAATATAGACGGCTCGACTCCTCGGTTCCAACCATCCTCGCAACGGGCCCTCTTACCAGTCCGGATTTTCTCAGCGAGCTCCGGGAGCGCCTTGGACGCGAGAATCTGTTCTTCTACGATGCCATCGCTCCGTCCATCTGGGCTCATTCCGTCGACCACAACTCTTCGTTCTTGAGTTCCCGAGGAGGAGATGCCGCCGACTATCTGAACTGTCCCCTCACGAGGGAGGAGTACTACGCATTTGTTCACGCGCTCCAATCTGCCAGACGGCACCTCTCCGAGACTCCTGATGAACAGAAGTACTTTGAGGGATGTCTGCCCGTCGAGGAAATTGCGCGGAGGGGCGACGACGCTCTCAGATTCGGTCCGATGCGCCCCATCGGCCTCCGGGAGAGACCCGAAAACTGTTTCGCGGTCGTTCAGCTTCGCAAGGAGAACCGCGAAGGAACCGTCCTCGGCCTTGTGGGATTCCAGACTTCTCTGGCCATCGCCGAGCAGCAGAAGGTGCTTGGCATGATACCGGCTCTCCGCAACGCTGAATTCGTGCGGTACGGCCTTATTCACAGGAACGCGTTTCTGCGTGGCCCTTCAGTGCTGTCTCAGGACCTCGAACTGAGAGCATTTCCACGCGTATGGGCAGCGGGACAGCTATGCGGCGTCGATGGATACATGGAGTCGACCGCACTGGGACTCGTTGCAGCACTGAACGCTGCCGCAACCCTTCGCGGCTTCCCGCGGCCCGTCTTTTCTGTCCAGACAATGACGGGCCTTCTGGTCGACTACGTTACGCAGGAAAGGGATGACTTCCAGCCCACGAACGCCAACTATGGGCTGCTCCCGCTCGAGCCCGGCCCCAAACAGAAGGCCGTGGACCGTAAAGCATTCGCTGTCGTGGCTCTGGAACACATCCGGCACGTTGCCGACGAGGTCGACGCATGGACCACAGACAAGACACTCCTCTAG